From Camelina sativa cultivar DH55 chromosome 20, Cs, whole genome shotgun sequence, the proteins below share one genomic window:
- the LOC104771444 gene encoding probable inactive receptor kinase At5g67200: MLLRCNLPISGFLFFCFFFFFTTIVASSTSSSSFNRTKRAFHHHRDVSALVRFKSKADLWNKINTSSHFCQWWGVTCYGNRVVRLVIEDLYLGGQLVADSVNRLDQLRVLSLKNTSLTGPIPDLSGLVNLKSLFLDHNSFSGSFPLSVLALHRLRTLDFSSNNLTGLIPPGLALSGRLNYLRLDSNRFNGPVPALNQSSLHTFNVSVNNLTGAVPVTAVLLRFGISSFLKNPNLCGEIVHKECSPRPKFFTPVPAPPPPPPAKKLGQIAQIGGVGLSQTNHGKHSRFVVILAFISGAFILFISIACLIGAVKRRRRGKNEKSIKGKESTAVVTFDAAETAEVAAAIEQESEIEEKVKKLQATKSGSLVFCAGEAHVYTMDQLMTASAELLGRGTVGTTYKALLDSRLIVTVKRLDAIRLAGVGRDKFERHMESVGALGHPNLVPLRAYFQAKEERLLIYDYLPNGSLSSLVHGTKSSRATPLHWTSCLKIAEDVAQGLSYIHQAWQLVHGNLKSSNVLLGPDFEACIADYCLIALATNPPLVSSGDGQEDVDAAAYKAPEARHKSLNYQSVKADVYAFGILLLELLTGKQPSKIPVLTLDGMMEWVRKVREEGEKKSGNWREDRDKFGMLTEVAVACSLSSPEQRPTMWQVLKMLQEIKEAAVMEECELVMDSTNSGSS; this comes from the exons ATGCTTCTTCGTTGTAACTTGCCCATTTCTgggttccttttcttttgtttcttcttcttcttcactaccattgttgcttcttctacttcttcttcttccttcaaccGTACAAAACGAGCGTTTCATCATCACCGCGACGTTTCTGCTTTGGTACGTTTCAAGTCCAAAGCTGATCTGTGGAACAAGATAAACACGAGCTCTCACTTCTGTCAATGGTGGGGTGTTACGTGCTACGGAAACAGAGTGGTTCGTTTGGTCATTGAAGATCTTTACCTCGGAGGTCAACTCGTTGCTGACTCAGTCAATAGACTTGACCAGCTCCGTGTTCTCAGTCTCAAAAACACTTCCTTAACCGGACCTATACCGGATCTCTCCGGTTTAGTTAATCTCAAATCGTTATTTCTCGATCACAACTCTTTTTCCGGTTCGTTTCCTCTCTCGGTTCTCGCGCTTCACCGGTTAAGAACTCTTGATTTCTCCTCCAACAACCTCACCGGTCTAATCCCACCCGGTTTAGCTCTTTCCGGCCGGTTAAACTACCTCCGTCTCGATTCGAATCGCTTCAACGGTCCTGTCCCAGCTCTAAACCAGTCCTCGCTTCATACATTTAACGTTTCGGTTAACAACTTAACCGGTGCTGTACCAGTAACCGCCGTTTTATTACGGTTCGGTATTTCGTCGtttctcaaaaaccctaatctctgcGGCGAGATCGTTCACAAAGAATGCAGTCCAAGACCCAAGTTCTTCACTCCGGTTCCGGCGCCGCCACCGCCACCACCGGCCAAAAAGCTCGGTCAAATCGCGCAAATCGGAGGAGTGGGACTATCCCAAACAAATCACGGCAAACATTCACGATTCGTGGTGATCCTAGCGTTTATATCCGGCGCATTTATCCTCTTCATCTCCATCGCGTGCCTAATCGGCGCCGTGAAGAGACGACGGAGAGGCAAAAACGAGAAGTcaataaaaggaaaagaatcaACGGCGGTTGTGACATTCGACGCGGCGGAGACGGCGGAAGTAGCGGCGGCGATAGAGCAAGAGAGTGAGATCGAGGAGAAAGTGAAGAAGCTACAAGCGACAAAAAGCGGGAGTCTAGTATTCTGTGCAGGTGAGGCGCACGTGTATACGATGGACCAGCTAATGACAGCGTCGGCTGAGTTATTGGGTAGAGGAACAGTTGGGACCACTTATAAGGCGTTGCTTGACAGCCGTTTGATCGTGACGGTTAAGAGATTAGACGCCATTCGATTAGCGGGTGTAGGGAGAGATAAATTTGAGCGTCACATGGAATCAGTTGGTGCTTTGGGGCATCCGAATTTGGTTCCACTCAGAGCTTATTTTCAAGCTAAGGAAGAGAGGCTATTGATTTATGATTATTTGCCAAATGGCAGTCTCTCGTCTCTTGTCCACG GTACGAAATCGTCAAGGGCAACACCATTGCACTGGACATCTTGCTTGAAGATAGCAGAAGACGTGGCTCAAGGTCTATCCTACATCCACCAAGCATGGCAGCTTGTTCACGGCAATCTCAAATCCTCTAATGTCCTTCTTGGACCGGACTTCGAAGCTTGTATTGCCGATTACTGCCTTATTGCTCTTGCAACAAACCCTCCTTTAGTATCCAGTGGTGATGGTCAAGAAGACGTCGATGCAGCGGCTTATAAAGCCCCTGAAGCTCGACACAAGAGTTTGAATTACCAATCTGTTAAAGCCGATGTTTACGCATTTGGGATTCTTCTCTTGGAGCTTTTGACAGGGAAGCAACCTTCGAAGATTCCGGTTTTGACGTTGGATGGGATGATGGAATGGGTTAGGAAAGTGAGAGAGGAAGGTGAGAAGAAGAGTGGGAATTGGAGAGAGGATAGGGACAAATTTGGGATGTTGACTGAAGTCGCGGTGGCTTGTAGCTTATCATCGCCGGAGCAGAGGCCTACGATGTGGCAAGTTTTGAAAATGTTGCAAGAGATTAAAGAAGCGGCTGTGATGGAAGAGTGTGAACTTGTTATGGATTCTACtaattctggaagctcctaA